The Thermobifida halotolerans sequence CGCAGGGTGAAGATGGCCGACTGGTTGGAGAACCTGGAGGACAAGGGGGCCAAGGTCCACATCCAGACGACCACCCCGGAAGACCTGCGGTACTACGTGCGCATGTACGACCTGGTGGTCATCGCGGTCGGCGCGGGCGGGCTGGGAGCCCTGTTCGACGTCGAGCCGGACCGTTCCTCCGGTGCGCACGAGCGCGTGATGACCCAGGCCTTCCTGGACGGTGTCACGTGGCAGGGCGAGCAGCAGTTCGACGTCTACTCCACCAACGGCGGCGAGGTGTACTTCACGCCGGTGCTCACCGCCGAGGGCGAGGCCACCAGCGTGACGATGCTCAGTACTCCGGGGGGAGCCCTGGACGCCGAGGGCATGGCCGGGCGCAACCCGGCGCCGCTGCTGGCGGGCATGCAGACCCTGCTGGGCAAGGTCATGCCCGACGTGGGTGAGCGTATCGCCCACCTCGGCGTCGACGACCTGGTGGGCGGGCCCAAGGGCATCGCCTACTCGCGGTTCACCCCGGCGGTGCGCAAGCCGGTCGCCCTCGTCGACGGCACTCCCGTGCTGGGCATGGCCGACGTGGTGGTCACCTCCGACCCGGTGGCGGGGCAGGGGTGGGCGAACTCCACCTTCTGCGCCCAGTCCTACGCCGACGCGATCCTCGCCCACAGCTCCCGCGGCGGGCGGTTCGACGAGGAGTTCATGACCGCGACGTTCGAGGACTTCTACCAGGACCGCGGCCGTCACGCCGCGGTGTTCTCGGACATGGTCCACGGGTTCTGGCGGGGGGAGATCCCCGAGCACTTCGGCGAGCTGGTGGAGGCGGCCCTGCGGTACCAGCAGGTCGCCGACCGCTGGATCGGCGGGTTCGACGACCCGGCCGACTACGAGCGGTGGATGTTCGACCCTGAGGCGGCGCGCGCCTACATCGCTGAGGTGGCGGCCAAGACGGGCTGAGGCCGAGTCGTGGCGGGGCCGCCCCACGTCGTGGGGCGGCCCCGCCACGTGTTCCCCCTGTCATGGACCGACGGTGAACAAAATCCCACCAAAGGGAACTTTCCCACCAAACTGTTTAAGTGGATAAAATTGGGAAACATGAGCCAGGGGGTATCGGATGTGGCTTCTGTAGGCTCTGCGTCCGATACGCCCGCGGTGTTTCCCCCGTTTTCACAGAGAGGCGCGTATTGCCTGGTTGCCGCTGGTTGATCCTTCCGTGACATAGGTGTCTCCTGCTTCTCGGCCGCCATTTCCCCGGATGACGCGCCCCCGCTTTTCTCCCCCGCCCCCTCCGATCCCCAGTTACGCCAGCTAGAAATTGAGGTTGCGTCGTGTCCCAAATCTCCTCCAACGAGGCGAACG is a genomic window containing:
- a CDS encoding styrene monooxygenase/indole monooxygenase family protein, producing MSPSSSPRVLIVGAGQSGLYLGHRLLDHGFGVELATNQTSLEIRDGRASVTQFSWPSTRALEEQAGLDLWKEQAPRFERVNMSLRPPTGDWVEYSGRFDASPVAQRVGGYAVSVDRRVKMADWLENLEDKGAKVHIQTTTPEDLRYYVRMYDLVVIAVGAGGLGALFDVEPDRSSGAHERVMTQAFLDGVTWQGEQQFDVYSTNGGEVYFTPVLTAEGEATSVTMLSTPGGALDAEGMAGRNPAPLLAGMQTLLGKVMPDVGERIAHLGVDDLVGGPKGIAYSRFTPAVRKPVALVDGTPVLGMADVVVTSDPVAGQGWANSTFCAQSYADAILAHSSRGGRFDEEFMTATFEDFYQDRGRHAAVFSDMVHGFWRGEIPEHFGELVEAALRYQQVADRWIGGFDDPADYERWMFDPEAARAYIAEVAAKTG